CGATGTGGAGGCCGGCGTCTTTGGCGGCGTCTTTATACTGCTGTTGCACCTTGGGCAGGCGCAGGCGCATCCCGTTTGCGGCGGTGGCCAGGCTCACCTGGACGCCGTCCAGGCCGATTTGGCGGGCGAGGTCGAATGCCGTGGGGTCGCCCATTTTGCCGATAGACCAATCGCAAGCGCCAATTTTGAAGCGGCGCTGAGCGGGGTCGGCGAGCAACGGGGCGAGGTTGGGGGTTAAAGCGGCGCCCGCTGCGGCGAGGGCGGTTCGGCGGAGCATCGAGCGGCGAGAGAGAGGAGAGGCAAGCATTTGAAATCGAAGCTAATGGGGCGGCATTGGAGCGGCAACAAGAAAGAGGTTTTAGTGGGAGAGGGAGAACCATTGGCCACATTAAGGTGTAGTTCATGTTGGGGGACTGCTGGGGGCGGGGTCATTGGGCATCGAGCATTGAGCATTTTGGATTCTTCATTGTAAGACTTGGCGTGCCTGGCTTGTCGGTCGCCAAAGGCCAGTGGGGACCTTAATTGTCTCGATCGAATGGGTCAATGGCCGATGCCTGGGGCGGCTTTTCGCGAGACCCTCTTGAAGAGGAACACCATCGGGATACAGCAGAGAGAAAACACGCCGAACAGGCGGAAATTCTCGACAAAGGCCCAGAGGCTGGCCTGGCCCTGCAAGAGGTTATAAATAAGGCCCTGGGCTTGCGCGTGGGCCAGGACCGGCCCGCTTTGGGGCGTGAGGGCGCGGGTCAGCCCGGCGACGGTCTGGACATAGACAGTGTTGAAGGGGGTCAAGTGAGCGACCATATAGGCATGGTGGACTTGGGCGCGGCGGATGATCATGGTGCTGACCAGGGCGATGCCGAAACTGCCGCCCAGATTGCGCATGAGGTTATAAATACCGGTGGCGTTGCCCATTTGTTCCTGGCGCAAATGGCCGACTGCGGCGGTAGTCAAAGGGGTAAAGATGAAGCTGATAGCAACGCCGTTGAGCACGCTGGGCCAGATGACGTTCCACAAGCCGATTTGCAGATCGATATGCCCCAGCCAAAAGGAAGACAGCGCCAGCAAACCAAAGCCGAAGGCGATAAGCACGCGGTTGCGAACCCGCCCGACGAGCCGGCCAACAATGAAGGTCGTGATAAAAGCCCCGACGCCGCGCGGGCTGAGGGCCAGGCCGCTTTCCAGGGCCGGGTACCCCATGAGCGTCTGCAAAAAGATCGGCAGGGCCGCCGTGGTCCCATAAAGCACGGCGCCCAAGGTGGTAATGAGCAGGACCCCGGCGGCGAAGTTGCGATTCTTGAGGACGCACAGATCGACGATGGGATGGGCAATGGTGAGCTGGCGGACCACAAACCCCAGGAAGGCAAAAATCGAGACTACCGCGAACCAGCGAATCCAAACCGAGGCGAACCAATCCTCCTGCTGGCCCTTATCGAGGATGATCTGCAAGGTGCCCAGCCAAAGCGCCAGCAGACCGAAGCCGGCGAAGTCAATGCGCTCGATGCGGGCAAAGCGGATATAGGGCGGGTCTTCGACAAAGGCCTGGACCATCAAGATGGCCATTAACCCCACGGGCACGTTGATATTAAAAATCCAGCGCCAGGAATAGTTGTCAGTAATCCACCCGCCCAAGGTGGGGCCTAAAATGGGGGCGACGACCACGCCCATGCCGAAGGTGGCCATGGCGACGCCGCGTTTTTCTGGAGGGAAACTTTCGAGCAACACCGCCTGGGAGACCGGGATGAGCGCGCCGCCACCGGCGCCTTGAATGACGCGAGCGATGATGAGGAATTGCAGATTGGGCGCTATGCCGCAGAGGACTGAGGCCACGGTAAAGATAGCAATGCAAGTGGTCAGAAGGCGGCGCCGCCCGAGGAACATCCCGAGCCAGCCGGTGATAGGCAGCACGATGGCATTGGAAACCAGATAACTTGTCAAGACCCAGGTGGCCTCTTCGGGGGTCACCGAGAGGTTGCCGGCAATGTGCGGCAAGGCCACGTTGGCGACGGAGGTATCGAGAATCTCCATGAAAGTGGCTGCCATCACCGCAACGGCAATCACCCACGGATTATGGCTCGGACGCCACTGCCCGGATGCGCCGCCCGCCATGGTTGGTGTGCCCTCAGCCATGTCAGCTTTTCACCTCCTTCTTTGCGCCAACCACAACCAGAGCCCGCCAAGGAGCAGCCCGGCTAGAGCAGCGGCCGGCGCAAGGAGGTCCTGGGAAATTGTAAAACTGGAGACTTGCACCGACGGGACGACGGACATCCCTGGTCCGAGGGTGTGACCAGTACTGAGAGGTTCATCGAATAGAATCTTAACTGGCACCCGCTGCACTACCTTCACATAGTTGCCGACGGCGTTTTCGGGGGGCAGCAGGCTGAAGCGCGCTCCGCTGCCGGCCATGACGCTGCCCACGTGCCCGTTAAAGGCCTGGCCGGCCAATGAATCAATGGTGATGCGCACCGGTTGGTTGGCGCGGATGTGGACCAGTTGTGTCTCCTTGAAATTGGCCGTAACGAACAGGCGGTTGGGCACCAAAGCCATCAGACTTTGCCCCGCCTGGACGTAGTTGCCTTTCTCGACCGATTTTTTCGTCACACGCCCGTCCTCTGGGGCTTTGACTTGGGTGTAGGAGACATTGAGTTGGGCGGCCTGGACATCCCATTCGGCCTGGCGGGTTTGAGCCTGCGCCCGTTCGTAGCCCATGCGCCCGGCCTGGAATTGGGCCTGGGCCTGCGCCACCTTCGATTGATCGCTGGCCGCCTTCTCAAGAGCCGCTTTCAGATTGGCCTCCGCCGCCGCGGCGCTCGCTTTGGCTGTATCAAATTCCTGCGGAGAGATCGTGCGGTTTCCTATCAGCTCCTGCGCCCGCTTCAGGTCCGAGGCCGCCCGTTCGGCCAGGGCTTGCGAAGCCGCCGCTTCCGCCTGGCTCTGTTTGACGGTGGCCTCAGCCGTCGCGATTTGCGTCTGGAACAAATCGACGCTGGCTTTGATCAAATTGACGTTTGCCTTGGCGGAATCCAAAGCGGCGCGCTTTTGGTCAAGCTCGACCTGGAGGTCTCTCGGATCGATTTGCACCAGCAAATCCCCCTTCTTGACCGCTTCATTATCATCCACCTGCACGGCTTGGATGCGGCCAGCCACCTTTGGGGCTATGGTAACAATATTTGCGTCGAGAAAGGCATCGTCAGTCGTTTCGTGTGTAAAGGTTTCGACCAGGTAACAGAAGCCAAAGAAGAACAACAACGCCAGGACCGCCGTTCCGATCAAAATCACGGGCCAGCGCCTCCAAATGGGGCGCTTGGGTGGCCGGGATTGAACCCCCGGCGCGGTTGTCGGTTCGACCTTCTGCGTTTGTTCCATCGGTGTCCCTTAAGGCAAATCTGAGCGTTTCGACTCGGTGAATAATCGCGGCAGAAAAGGCGGCTGTCGAGTTGCCAATTCACAGAGAGAGACGGAGGGAGACCGGGCTTCGTGAACTCGGCCCTCTCAGTGCATCACGACATAAAGCGCATCGGTTGGGAACTTGAACCGTTTTTGATCGCCGGAACTTTCCAGCGGGATATCTTTGAGCGGCATTCCATTGGGGTCCAGGACGGTTGCTGTTGTAATATCAGGGTTGCGGATGATGACCGTTACGTCCGCCTGCACAATCATCCAGGGCGCATGGCCGAAGCTGACCACTTCTTCGCCGGGACGGCCATGGAGCTGGACGGGCTTGGTTTTCCAATCCAGTGGCCGTTCCGTTGTGCCAACCTGCACGAGGATTTTAGCGGACTCTGTCAATGCCTTATCATCCATCGCAACTGCCAGGACGGTGGCATAATCGTTGCCGGATTGAATATCGATGGCAGCGAGCTTGAAATCGCGTTGTGTGCTTAGAAAACCAGTTACCCCCTGCGCCTTGGGCGCATTCAAGGTGCAGAGCCCGTTGCCGTAATCCATTTGTAACTGGCCGGTGATAGATTCAATCCGCTTCTTGTCCTCCTGGATGAATGGGCGCAGGTCGGTTACATGGCTCTGAGATGGGTCGCCCCCGTATTTTACCAGGACAGGACCAACGAGGTAGGCCAAAGGATTCACGCCATCTTTAATATTCGATTCCTTCGAGCGCTCCCCTTTGTCGCGGTTAGGGTCATAGCCGGCGTCCTCGGCGATGATAGGCATTCGGCGGCGCCAGAGGTCGTCGAGCGCGCGTTGTTCGTACACCACCGGCTGGCCTTCGGCGATATAGCGGCGCCGGTACATCAATGCCGTCGCCGGCCACTGGCCCATCAGCATCGGTGTGGCGCACACCCATTTGCCTTCGGAAGGCATAAAACCATTGGCCGAGCCAGGCTGGCGCCAGTCCTCCTCGCCGGTTGCGAACCAGTAAAACGCGTCGATACCCGTCAAGGATTGATAGGCAGCCACCAGAAACGGCCCCTCGGATTGGTAACCTTGTGGCGGAACCCAGGAACTCTCGGTGACGAGCATCGGGAAGCCATCCACCTGCTTGAGAGTCAGCGGGAACTCGCGAGGATGAAGCAGGACGCTGTCATCGGTGAAGCGGTCTCCATTGATGATGGCCCACCCGCTATCTTTTCCTTCATGAAGCCCGCCATAGTAGCGGTTGACGGCCATCACATCGTTGGCGGTGTAGGACCACCGCTCCGCATCGAGCATGACGACATTATCAGCCGCGCGCCAGTTACCGGCGTTGACGAGTTGCTTGCATCTAAGTTGGTTTCGCAGGTACTCGCCAATCATCCGGTTGAAATCGCGCATGGTCTCGGTGAGAAACTGCATCTGGTCGGCACAGCGCTGTTGCTGGCCTGCGCTGCCGCCGTGCTGAGTCAACTGCCAAACAATGTAGAGCGCCGCCTCGCCCTGGGCGAAGTTGTCGGGCGCATCCTGGTCTGGAGACGGCGCCGCCCCGTTCCAGGCCTGAGCCGCCTTTTCGAGTGAGCCGTATTTGCGGACCAAAAAACCACCGAATTGGCGGCGCAGTTCCTTTTTTGCCGAGCCTTTAATGGCCTGGCTGGTCCAAAAGAGGAGCGAGTCTTCGTTTTGGATTTCGACGATGGCCAGGGCGGGGTCCTGGGCCAGCGGGATGTCCGTGTAGGGGTTCTTCTCTGTGAGCACCAGTTTTAGCCAATGCATGTAGGCCTCCTGGAGCTTGCGATCGAAGAATAGCAGGCCCCAATTGCCGGCGCCGCCTGTGTCGAGGATGCCCATCGAGGGTTTGACGCGCGCCGGCCCGGCCCAATAAGGCGAGTAAGTCACGTAGATGCCTTCTTTCTTCATGGCGGCCACTCCTTTCCAGAGATGGTCGCGGTCCGCCTGGTCAATTTCCATCAGGTCACTGCCGGTTGGGGTGATGTTGCAATGGAAGCGGACCATGTTGATACCGCGTTTGGCCAGAAACCGGGCGTGGCGGGCCGGGTCTTTGTCGAATGCGAAGTCGTTGACTGCCCAGAAGCGGGCCGGCGTCCCATCGCTGAAGGAAAAGTCATTACCGTCTTTGGAGCGGGTGAGGAAGCCGTGCTGGCCGGCGATCTGCTCATTGAGCGCGCGCAAATCGAGCAAGGCCTGGGGATTAAACTGGTCCCGTGCCGGTGTGAAAGCCCAGCGGCCTTGAGCTGTGACTTCCGATGTGGCGGAGTTGGAAACAGCGGATTGGCCCGGCGGCTCTCCGTTCACGGAACACTCAGCGAACGCAACGGCACAAACCCAAAAACACAATACAAGGTTCATTCTGACCCGAACGGCCAGTTTCAGACACATAGCATTCTGGTTTGATGCTGAGATAAAGCTGTCCGAAAGCAAGCGAAATGACAGCGAAATGGGGGCTGCGATGAGACCAGTGAGACCAGCAGTGGTCCTCAAGTCGTTGGGTGGCTTTCCTGGGCATCCGGGGCTGCGCCTTCGGGCAGGTTGGGTGTCTGTCGCCGATAAATGGAATAATACGCAGCGGGTACTATGAAAACCGTCAGCACCACTGAGGCCGCCAGGCCGCCAATGATGGCCCGTGCCAAAGGAGCATAGGCCTCGCTGCCCGTGCCCAGCTTGGCCGCCAGCGGCAGCAACCCTATGAGCGTCGCCAGCGACGTCATCAGGACGGGACGGAGGCGCACCCGGCACGCCAGCGAGACCGCTTCGCGCAAGGGCTTGCCCTCTCGCCGGAGACGCCGTGTAAACTCAACGATGAGGATGCTGTTAGACACGACGATGCCTACCATCATCACAACGCCCATCAATGACATCACGTTGACAGTGGTAGCGGTGAAAAAAAGCATCAGTAAAACGCCGGTCAACCCGGTTGGCACTGCCAGCAAGATCAGCAACGGGTCCAGGAACGACTCGAACTGTGCTGCCAGGATGAGATAGACCAACAAGGTGGCCAGAATCAGCCCGAGGCCGAAACTTTTAAACGAGGTGCGCATGGCTTGCACCGAACCTCGCACCGATACACGCACCCCTTCGGGCAAGGGGGTCTGGCGAATCACCTT
The Verrucomicrobiia bacterium genome window above contains:
- a CDS encoding DHA2 family efflux MFS transporter permease subunit — its product is MAEGTPTMAGGASGQWRPSHNPWVIAVAVMAATFMEILDTSVANVALPHIAGNLSVTPEEATWVLTSYLVSNAIVLPITGWLGMFLGRRRLLTTCIAIFTVASVLCGIAPNLQFLIIARVIQGAGGGALIPVSQAVLLESFPPEKRGVAMATFGMGVVVAPILGPTLGGWITDNYSWRWIFNINVPVGLMAILMVQAFVEDPPYIRFARIERIDFAGFGLLALWLGTLQIILDKGQQEDWFASVWIRWFAVVSIFAFLGFVVRQLTIAHPIVDLCVLKNRNFAAGVLLITTLGAVLYGTTAALPIFLQTLMGYPALESGLALSPRGVGAFITTFIVGRLVGRVRNRVLIAFGFGLLALSSFWLGHIDLQIGLWNVIWPSVLNGVAISFIFTPLTTAAVGHLRQEQMGNATGIYNLMRNLGGSFGIALVSTMIIRRAQVHHAYMVAHLTPFNTVYVQTVAGLTRALTPQSGPVLAHAQAQGLIYNLLQGQASLWAFVENFRLFGVFSLCCIPMVFLFKRVSRKAAPGIGH
- a CDS encoding HlyD family secretion protein, with amino-acid sequence MEQTQKVEPTTAPGVQSRPPKRPIWRRWPVILIGTAVLALLFFFGFCYLVETFTHETTDDAFLDANIVTIAPKVAGRIQAVQVDDNEAVKKGDLLVQIDPRDLQVELDQKRAALDSAKANVNLIKASVDLFQTQIATAEATVKQSQAEAAASQALAERAASDLKRAQELIGNRTISPQEFDTAKASAAAAEANLKAALEKAASDQSKVAQAQAQFQAGRMGYERAQAQTRQAEWDVQAAQLNVSYTQVKAPEDGRVTKKSVEKGNYVQAGQSLMALVPNRLFVTANFKETQLVHIRANQPVRITIDSLAGQAFNGHVGSVMAGSGARFSLLPPENAVGNYVKVVQRVPVKILFDEPLSTGHTLGPGMSVVPSVQVSSFTISQDLLAPAAALAGLLLGGLWLWLAQRRR